GCCCGCAATCTTTGCCAAGCTGGTGTAGCTCAGCCGGTAGAGCGGCGCACTCGTAATGCGCAGGTCAGCGGTTCGATCCCGCTCACCAGCTCTGTTCTTCACGTCATTACATCGTTCCTTTGAACCGCCGATCCCTTCGATCACCATTCCATCATGAGAAAACTTCTTTCCCTGTTTGCCGCTCTCTTGCTCCCCACCCTGGCTTTGGCACAATCCGCGGGATATACTTTTCTGCGCACGCCGGTGGGCGCACGCCCGGCCGCCATGGCCGCCAGTTTTGTCTCCGTCTCAAAAGATCCGCACAGCATCTACTACAACCCCGCAGGCCTGGCGGACCTGTCGCAGCGCGCCGCGACCTTCGGCTATATCAACAACATTCTTGATGTGCAGGATTTCTTCGGCGCCTATGTCATGCCGCACAAGCAGGGCAGCTACGGCTTCGCGTTGCAATACACCGACTACGGCGATTTCACCCGCACGAATGAATTCGGCGAGGAGTTGGGCAGTTTCGGCGCCAACAACGTGGTCGCCTATTTCAGCTATTCCCGCACGCATGCCGAGCGTCTGCTGCTGGGCGGCAACGTGAAATACCTTCGCTCGACGCTGGCGGATTTTTCCTCTGACGCCGTTGCCCTTGATCTCGGCGCGATCTATCATTCCAGCTTGTTCGACAATCTCAGTTTCGGCGCGGGCATTTTCAACCTCGGCCGCGTGCGC
The DNA window shown above is from bacterium and carries:
- a CDS encoding PorV/PorQ family protein; its protein translation is MRKLLSLFAALLLPTLALAQSAGYTFLRTPVGARPAAMAASFVSVSKDPHSIYYNPAGLADLSQRAATFGYINNILDVQDFFGAYVMPHKQGSYGFALQYTDYGDFTRTNEFGEELGSFGANNVVAYFSYSRTHAERLLLGGNVKYLRSTLADFSSDAVALDLGAIYHSSLFDNLSFGAGIFNLGRVRKAFDGRKEDLPLTFQFGVSKRLAHLPLLYSLTLVGDPDENLQFRAGGEFSLSPNAFLRLGYNTLGRDQKVGTDSDRFAGLSIGLGLDYRQYKFDYGMSSFGEIGNLNRLSMSIIF